Genomic segment of Bos taurus isolate L1 Dominette 01449 registration number 42190680 breed Hereford chromosome X, ARS-UCD2.0, whole genome shotgun sequence:
ACATGACGGTTCCTCCTCATAGTAGAGTTGCAATTAATAAGCATttaaagaagggaatggaagaCACTATTAGCCATATATCACAGTTGTGATTATTTCATActtaatcccatgaacagaggtgtgggctacagtccacggggtcataaaagagtcagataggacttagtgactaaacaacagcaataaatcTACTAACGGGTGCTAGAATCAGTCCGTTTGAGAAGAGAACGTATTTGCACTGTCTCAAAGCATCTCCCTCCAACATATTTGTTGACTACAGGAGATATCatagtaactttacagtggaaaTGCCCAGCAAAGACCACCTTGACCAAGTGATCAAGGTCAGTGTCACCAGTAATAATGTGTATTGAAATCAGGAACCCTGTGATACGGTGTACTGTTGAAAGTAACAGCAGAATTTCTGTGGTTCTCTTTCCAAGGAACTGTGACCTCAGTCTAGTAATGAGAAGATACCAAATAGGCCTAAAGTGATGGACATTCCATAAAATACTCTTCAGGGCTGAGTGTCATGAAAaactaggaaagactgaagaacTATTGTAGATTGTAGCAGTCCAGGGAGAAATAACAACTAAATGCACTATAGAGCACTGATTAggatttttaaaaggataatagTGGAAAAAATTATGAAGTTTAAACGGGGTAGTTAATTTGCTTAATGCTGTTAACACAATGTTAATTTTCTTGTTCTAGCACATGTATGATATTACCTAAGATGTTAACATTGGACGAGCCTGGGTGAGGAATATATTGAAACACTCTGTACTATTTTGGCAACTTTTCTATAAGtctcaaagttcagttcagtcgctcagttcatgtctgactctttgtgatcccatggactgcagcacaccaggcttccctgtccatcaccaactcctggagcttactcaaactcatgtccatcgtgctggtgatgccatacaaccatctcatcctctgttgtccccttctcctcccgccttcaatctttcccagcatcagggtcttttccaatgagtcagttctttgcatcaggtggccaaagtattggagtttcagcttcagcatcagtcctttcggatgaatattcaggactgatttcctttaggatggactggttggatctctttgcagtccaaaggactctcaacagtcttctccaacaccacagttcaaaagcatcaattcttcggcgctccactttctttatagtttaactctcacatccgtatatgactactggaaaaaccatagctttgactagatggacctttgttgacaaagtaatgtccctgctttttaatatgctgtctaggttgttcatagcttttctccaaggagcaagtgtcactTAAAGCCATGGtgacatggctgcagtcaccatctgcagtgattttggagcccaagaaaataaaatatctcactgtttccactgtttccccatctacttgccatgggactggatgccatgatcttagttttctgaatgttgagttttaagccaactttttcactcttctctttcactgtcattgagaggctcttttaaaacattttttaaagttgccATTATAAAAACATTTAGGAGGACTTCCACATTAGTTGCtataaacaacttttaaaataggCAGAATATATGAGGTAACTGTAAAACAGCACAGGATTATGATCCCCAAAAGTAGGAAAACAGATGAGAGAGGCTTTCCAAATGACCCTGTATTTCTACCTAGAGACAGTGTCTAGACTGTAATACAAGGAGGATAAGCCACAACAGAGCACAGTGGACTGAACTAAGGACAGAGTGAGCAGAGTTTGGAAATAGGAAAACCACTGAAACTTGCAGGGCAAGCTGTTGGAGAGAAGAGAGCTGGGTGGAGTTAATCCTCCAGAAATCTGTAGAAGGTCCCCTTGGGTCTTTCACTGAACATTAATCTGCTCATGAAAAGGGAAATACTCCATGTGGCTGGTCAAAGTGCAACTACCaggggagttaaaaaaaaaaaaaaaatcctggaaagCAGTGAGCTGAACAACTACTGGAAGGCAAACATGGCTGGGAGACTTAAATCTTGAATAGCCAGAGGGACAGTCCTCTCTGAACACCCAAAGTGATTCAGTGGGGTTTCGGACATATCTAAGCTGTAGGAAGATCATGAGTGTAGTCCCATAATAATGGCTACCATACAACATCCTAACTGCCATCAAATCACGGACTGGATTTCTGAGGAAAGCTTAAGTTGGAACAAGAGGCCCCTTGTCTAAAATGTTTACGGCCACTGTAGACAAGTTAGATACAGTTTGTGTCATGGAATCCTGGCCTCTCTGAACTTCATATTCCCTCTCATGGACTCTGATCACTGTTCTTTCTCTGGTTCTTTCTAATATTCCTTACTAGCTGGAAGTGTTCTGTCTGAACCCATTCCCTGACACCTGGTCATTCCAATCCAATCCTTCTTTCTCAAAGTGAAGAGAAAAATTGTATTGACATTTCAGAATTCTAAAGTGTGCCCAGAGGAATTCTGGTAGTCAAGGCATCACTGAAGAAATCCCAGTTTCTATGGATGAGAGATTAAGTTAATTTTCTGCTCAACCTACTTAGAAAACAGGGAAATTAAAATAACTGTGAGACAATATATTTTCACCCAAAAGTTTGACCAAAATTTAAAGgttgataaaataaaattcccaTGAGAGTGCACACTGCATACATTAATATGTGAGAATAGGAATCAGTACAGCTCTATTTGAGCAGAGTATCagcaatattaataaaaatttacaatCATCATCTTCCTTCCAATTCAATCCAGCTTGCACTTGGCTCTGTATTTTCTATGAGAACATACATAtttgccaaagaattcatgcaaGTTTTTTTAATCATAGCAACAAATGGGAAACAATTTTTGTGTCCATCAGGGGGAGAATGTCTAATTATGGCACATACACACTTAAGAATACTTGTGAGTAGTTAAAAGGGTGAGATGGATCTGTACGTGCTCTCAGGGAAAGATCCCACATTCGTTTTAGTAAGTGACAAGGGCAAGAGGCAGAACAATATGTACACTATTGTCCATGTATATCAAATAACTCACAGTGTATTTTTATAACACATATGTAAGAAAAAGTCTAGTCAATTTTGAAACAACACAAAATGTTTATTGTAGTTGCTTCTGAGGATAGGGGTGAATTTTAGAGGAATGTGATAGGGAAGGGGAATTGTGACTTATCCATACTTTTAGAATTTGGGGGCAATAAGAGCATTTGCACTATTACTTAAAACCAGAGTTTTCCTCTGGGGCAAGCAGAGACAAGAGGCAGTGCAAGAATATTTTTTATCAAGGATGACACTTCTGCCACAGAAGAATTTTCTACCTCCTAGAAGGACacctgagtttttaaaaattctatgtaAATGTTTGCTTACACCGTGATTACTGTCATCTTTTCTCATCTGCTTCTTATGGAGGAAGCCTTGGTTTTGACCACCAAGGTAAACTTACTTACTGGTGTGTGGTCAGAGGACAGTCTCAAATAATTCAGCCCATTAAAATTCTCCTGAAAATGCCAGGGTGGTTTCGAAAATCTCCTCTCTAACCTCAGGGTTATTACACTAACGACCAGTAGCCTGCGTGCCAGTTCAGTTGCTacagtactgtctgactctttgcgacccagtggaccgtagcccgccaggctcttctgtccatgggattctccaggcaagaatactggagtgggttgctgtgccctcatccaggggatcttccggacctgGGGATAGAACctcgtgtctcccacattgcaggcagattctttactgctgagccaccggggaagcccaacgACCACTAGTTTCTGTGCCAAATCAGACTCTAGTCACCAGCAGATTTGAAAACACTGAGAACGTGGTGGGGGCAGCCAGTGGGGATGAGGAGGTGTCCGAACCTCCCTGCCGGAAGTGACCCCTCATGGGGAAAGAGCAGCTGCGGTCCCTGTGTCTCGGGTGAGGAACCTGCGGAGAGTAGGGATCCTCTGAGTCAGGCAGGGCTGGGCATCTGATTGGTCCATTCCTCTGCAAGCAGAGCCCAGAGTCCAGAGGAGGATGCAGAGAACAGCTGGCCGGAAGTCAGGTTCCAGTCTGGAGACAAGGGCACAGGACTCGCCGGGGGATACCCAGGGAAGGGCGCTGTCACCGGGAAAGTTCTGGGACCGGACACCCGTGCTGTGACCCAGGCGGTCAGCTCTCCAGGAACTCTGGGGCGAGGGGTGGGAGGATTCCAGGGAAACAAGCCCCCAGACAACCCTTAAATTGggtttcattctcattttcaccTTCTTTCTTCAGACTGCttttagtactttggccacagcGTTCTTCTTTTCACTGCCCAGAAAGATATTATGGAGCAATGTGAAAAGAAATGAGTTAATAGACACAAGGTCAGCCTCAGACCGGGAGGAGTGGAACAATATGAGCTCTGGAGGACTTCAGATCAGAGCTCCAGTTTCGCCCTGTCACTAGCAATGTGAACTAAGCACGTTACCAAATTCTGTGAGCCTCAGATTCTTCAGTGAAGTGTGTTTGATAAGCTCTGTCTTCTAGGACTGTTGGAAtgtgtataatgtatataaaacaccTGGCACAGTGACTAGTGTGCATTGGAACTGTAAAGAGTGACAATTtttgccatgatttttttttgacCCCAGATAATACCAACCCTCCTgctgagatttttgttttgttttgccgtTGCTTTAATCCAGGAGATGTCTGAAAATATGCAATACTATGGCATGCTGAATACCACGTCAGTCAATAATTCTGTTTAATAAGAAAACATACCTTGGTAGATCATGCCCCATAGAGGTTCTATTATTTAATTTGGCTACTGGGGACTCTTCCCTATCTGGATGCAACTCAAAGCTCCTAAAATGTGTGTCAAGAACTaactccttctctccctcccagcTGCCTTAGATCCAGATCACCCCATTTTcattcacctgctgctgctgctgctaagtcacttcagtcgtgtccgactctgtgcaactccatagacggcggcccaccaggctcccccgtccctgggattctccaggcaagaacactggagtgggttgccatttccttctccaatacaggaaagtggaaagtgaaagtgaagtcgctcagtcatgtccgactcctagcaaccccatggactgcagcccaccaggctcctccatccatgggattttccaggcaagagtactggagtggggtgccattgccttctccattcattcGTCGAACCCCTACCAAAATCAAGCCTTGTTATGTACTAAGTCGTGTCcttctctgcgaccctatggtcacaccaccaggctcctctatccatggggattctccaggcaagaatactggagtgagctgccatttcctactccaggggatcttcctgatccagggattgaacccgaatctcttacatctcctgcattggcaggtgggttctttaccagtagtgctacctgggaaaccctcccTTAGGGCTTGCCAAATTGTACTCAAATTAACCCAGTCAAAATACCTTATTAATGAGGCAGgctctgtttcttccagtccagggcaGAGAGTGTGACATGGGCAGAGTGACTTCTTGGCATCCCACCTCAAGGAAGTATCACCCTGATTTATCAGAAACTCCTTGGTGATGACGTGGCTAAAACACCTAGTTTGTGCACTGTATTCTCTGGCACTGGAACAGGAGCACAGGATACCTTCCATTCCCTCCCTAGGTGGAGATTTCTCTCTAGTTAATCCATGATCCCAAAGTAACTGCTGAAAGCAGTTCTCCTTTCGAGGCTTAATTGCTCAACTCTGAGACACACAACCCAAGGGTCTGGCCTTTGCTCACCACCCTCACACACCCGCTCTGGCCCACCACCCCTTAAAATCACCTCCCATTGAAGAACTTGAGGTTTTTCCAAGGCTCCAGCTTGTATTGTCTCAGGACATTTACCCTTGAGTGCTCTCATCTGGCCCTCCCCTCCAACCCCAATCATCCTtcttttcacttgtcttttttGTCTTAGAGGCATCCCACCTCATGGTCTTTCTTATATGATAGCTGCTGCTAGACTCTAATCAAATGGGAaaggctcagccttctttttcttAATCCCCCCACCTCCATACATACTAACATGGAGCAAAGAGCAACTGCTCAATTAATGTTTAAGGGGAAACAACAGTGAACAATTTagtatgattttatttctcttacaTTGTTGAATAAACAAAGCAAGTTCAggtatataacttttattttacaaaacaggaaaataTAAGGAATAAGGGAAACCAAGAATTCACcatcttttatttctctattttttttttgatcccaACTATTTTACCTctaatttcttttgcatttctaagGAAATGCCTATTCCAATGCTATCTTTTCTTATTCCAGATCACTAAAAAAgatggaaggttttttttttttttaatttaacaaaataGCAAAACTATTACTCTTAAATTTCATAAACAGCATTAAGTATGTAACCAATATCATTCATACATTTAGATTCTgaactaaagtttttttttttttaaaacaacatttgaaacattttttaagcaacatttaaaaacattcaaCAACAAAACATAAACCTGTAAGTTATTCAAATATGCTATGCAGTGTGATCCCTCCAGGTGCCCACACTACTTCAGGACAATGCTTCAGATTTCACTGCAGGTGAGAGAAGCTGTGTCGGCCACTGCCCCCAGAATGCACATTGGCCAGGGCACTGGTGCGAAGCATGGCTGCAAATCTGGCTCGGGCTCTCTCTTCTTCATCTCTCAAAGCTTCTTCATACCAGGATGGGAAGGCACTGGGGACCGTATCATGAATGTTGGCCAAGAATTCAAGAACTTTCATTTTGCTGGTTTCCGCATGGGCTCTCGGGCCCCACAGGAACTCATAGTGTGGAGGATCACTGTTGGGCACCTGGCGGTATTCCAGGTACCTTTCCTGCACCAGATCTTGGGTGATGAGCTTCTTGGGATCCCCATGGATGAAGTGCTTCCTTCCAGCATATATCCCCATCACATTGAGCACCTCCCAGACATCCTCCTCAGTGGCGCAGTTGCCCTTCATGAAGATCACACAGAGGATGGTCATAAGGAGGCCAGTCTTGGGCATGATCTCCTCACCCCGAAGCCTGCCATCACTGGTGCGCTGAAATTTGCTGACAAGGGCATAGCAATGAGTGGTGGGGTTGACTTCCTTCACCTCAATGCCAAAGGCCAGCACCATCAGCTCAGAAGCTTTCCTGAGGATCTCAGTGAAGTGCTTCTTGTGCTTTTTAATGACATGCTTAATCATATCTTCTTTGGTAATAGACTCTCTCAGATTATTCTTGCGCAGCAGAAATTGCACCAACAGAATTGCCTTCTCGTCTAGAGGCGTTCTACAGGAAAACTCAGTGCTGGGTAATGCCTGGGAGGTGCTTGGTTTTTCATCTTGGCTGTTAGCACCATCATCAGATCTGGTGCATGAAGCACCTGCAGAAGTAGTGGTAGtggaaggggatcttcccgacccctgGGATTTTCTACCTGACCCGGAAGCAGGAGAGCTCTGGACATTGCCACTAAGCGGAGGGGTAGGGGAAAAGGGGAAGTCTTCTTCCTCTACTGCAGAGGCCTGAGCATCTTGGAGATGCTGAGCCTCACTCCGGGCCTGTTGGCGTTTCTCACGGGCACGGAGCTTACTCTTTTGCCCCCGAGGCATGATGACACAGATCAGGGACAGCAGGCAGGAGTGTGGGCAGGAAGACAGACAATGAGGGcacctggaggagggaggagatgctGTGAGTGCCTTCAACAGGGAGATTCCTCCCTGGCTTTAACCAAGACCACCTTTGCAGGTTTGTGTGAGGTTACTGCTCTAGAACCCACAGGGCTCCCTGATCAGCTTGCCCCC
This window contains:
- the LOC104976397 gene encoding melanoma-associated antigen B10-like, giving the protein MPRGQKSKLRAREKRQQARSEAQHLQDAQASAVEEEDFPFSPTPPLSGNVQSSPASGSGRKSQGSGRSPSTTTTSAGASCTRSDDGANSQDEKPSTSQALPSTEFSCRTPLDEKAILLVQFLLRKNNLRESITKEDMIKHVIKKHKKHFTEILRKASELMVLAFGIEVKEVNPTTHCYALVSKFQRTSDGRLRGEEIMPKTGLLMTILCVIFMKGNCATEEDVWEVLNVMGIYAGRKHFIHGDPKKLITQDLVQERYLEYRQVPNSDPPHYEFLWGPRAHAETSKMKVLEFLANIHDTVPSAFPSWYEEALRDEEERARARFAAMLRTSALANVHSGGSGRHSFSHLQ